Below is a window of Drosophila miranda strain MSH22 chromosome 3, D.miranda_PacBio2.1, whole genome shotgun sequence DNA.
ATGGTCGTTTGTGAGTACTTCTACTAACTTCAACCATAGTTTAAAGTACAAGGACATATTTTATGGTTTTAGAAGCGGTTCGGGACATTTTGGGAGAAAGATGTACCAGAAAACAACGAACCTCTCCGAATGGAGAGGCCCTGCTTTGATATTTTAGTGAATCGGCTTGAAGTGCTGCGAAAGAAGGACACCAACTGCCGAGCTGCAATTCCTTTGGAAAAGCGCATCGCCATTGCGCTATACACTTTGGGCTCGTCCTCTGAGTACCGAACAGTTGGCAGGCTTTTCGGTGTAGCTCCAAACAGTGTGTGTAATATCCTGCACGAGTTTTGCAGAGCACTTATAGGTATGCAAATATCTTGcacaaaaatatgtatttagcAAGTTGGTTTAATGtcctaaattatttaaatccgattctttttagatacagatttacatatgtaaatatcggCTCTGCAGGAAGGTGCAATGACTCGATGATATACCAGAAGTCAAGCCTTGCAAAACATATCGAAGCATCGGCCTTACTCCAAGAGAAAGCCAAGGAAATAAGCGGAGTAAACGTCCCTGTAATGCTTATCGGGGGACTCGGCATTTAGGTTTTCTAAAAAGCTGATGAAACCTTAATAATAACctcaataaattaataaaacttACTGTCGTTGTCCAATGTGCTCTGCTCCATGTTGTTTGCACTCAAGATGCCAAATCAGCGAACTTCAGTTCAGCGCCCTGAATGTGACGGTCAACCGGCGGTAATCTGATATCTTGCACATGCCGCAAGATCAGCATTATCGCTTATGCCAAGTCGGCTTACCGACTGTAGCTTTGTAGCtctaagtacatatattttgtagCTTTGCATTCTTTGGCAATTAAATACTTTTGATTCAGCTTATGCCCCAGCTTGCTGGTGGCTCCTAGTTTTAGTTCTGTTCTTATAACGAAAGCTAACGCTTGTTAATAAACCTTGCTCCGGCAACCAGCCGTAAAcactttgaattattaattcTATACCACTGTACCACAAGGCCAGTGATAAGAGAGACAGTTATCTCTCCAACATAATCTTCATAAAGGATTCTATACCACGGAACCCGCACGAGGACCACCGCATCAAGCAGCTAAGGCTACTTGGACATACGGACAACTTAATTTACACATGTGAATTTTTGCGTGGTCCGCGCAAATCTTCAATTTTCTGCTTCCATATGTCAATCAGCAGGCTCTCAAGCGCGGCACTCCATTTCAccctgccgcctgctgttgTTCTCTTGTTTGCTGCATTGTGtaataatattatatattataaacaataaaaaacaaatatatctATTCAACGTACCACTGGAGGAGTTTTCTGGCACTAAATCCATTTTATTAATAAGTTTTTCAAAAATTTGGTCTGCTGTCCTTCCGAGCTGTTCtgttcttgtttttgttttttgttaattttgtcACAATCATTGTTTACGTTTTCGCAATGAATAACATTTTTCCATTGTGAATGAGTTATTCAGAGTTGCATTTGAAAACCATCGGCTAACTATCGCATAGAAACGTGCGGTTTAGGAACATccaaaatggatggtggactaACTGGGAAATTTTCGGAACGGCAAAACCTTACGGACCATCcccgaaatggatggtggatggtcgtcagtgtgaatagcctataagcagtctgttgattcttttagtttagtttagttttatttaggaaCCACGGCTTGGATGATGTTGAGGGGAAAAGCGAGCAGTAACCTCGGTGCTTGACGCTAAAAATTCTGTGTATTTCACGCATAGAGTCTTTAAGGTTACATTTAACCACTGTGTATTTCCCTCGTCTGTGggcttctttggctgctgcgtcaACTGAAGTGTTCTGATGGATGTTAGCGTGTCCGGGAATGTAGTGAACCTCTACATTTCTTAGATGTTGATTTTGTTGAACCTTTTCTCTGATT
It encodes the following:
- the LOC108158156 gene encoding uncharacterized protein LOC108158156 → MDDEDIAIISAVVQQQNIFLHQLIMLLSMNNDDDDDEFNIDEDEMTQMTAIKTQKPGRLWSFKRFGTFWEKDVPENNEPLRMERPCFDILVNRLEVLRKKDTNCRAAIPLEKRIAIALYTLGSSSEYRTVGRLFGVAPNSVCNILHEFCRALIDTDLHM